From one Lotus japonicus ecotype B-129 chromosome 3, LjGifu_v1.2 genomic stretch:
- the LOC130746767 gene encoding probable protein phosphatase 2C 52 isoform X2: MIVWEDFMSEDVTFCGVFDGHGPQGHLVAHKVRDALPVKLLSYLNSYESRGNASGKASIKGEIKPETEESEKDFCGEDTLSAMWREAFMKAYKAMDKELKSHPNLDCFCSGSTSVTIVKQGSSLFMGSIGDSRAVMGTKDSNDLMVAIQLTVDLKPDLPREAERIKRCKGRVFAMQDEPEVPRVWLPFDDAPGLAMARAFGDFCLKEYGVISIPEFSHRLLTDRDQFIVLASDGVWDVLSNEEVVKIVSSAPTRSAAARVLVDSAAREWRLKYPTSKMDDCAVVCLFLDGKMDSEFECDEQCFSSATIQGNPSGNPAESDEGQKSEPSLQRNNTVRSSEDETSGGRGVGVVAEDGTSSAEDQNWSGLEGVTRVNSLVQLPRFSEERPNS; encoded by the exons GACTTCATGTCAGAAGATGTGACCTTTTGTGGTGTCTTTGATGGCCATGGTCCACAAGGTCACCTTGTCGCGCACAAAGTCCGGGATGCATTGCCAGTAAAACTGCTTTCATATTTAAATTCCTATGAGTCAAGGGGGAATGCTTCAGGTAAAGCTTCTATTAAGGGGGAAATAAAGCCTGAAACTGAAGAATCTGAGAAGGATTTCTGTGGTGAGGATACACTGAGTGCTATGTGGAGAGAAGCTTTCATGAAGGCATATAAGGCTATGGACAAAGAGCTGAAGTCTCATCCAAATTTGGATTGCTTTTGTAGTGGGAGCACATCTGTAACTATAGTGAAGCAG GGTTCAAGTTTGTTCATGGGGAGTATTGGAGATTCGCGAGCAGTCATGGGAACCAAGGACAGCAATGACTTGATGGTGGCAATTCAGCTTACTGTTGATTTGAAGCCTGATTTGCCAA GAGAAGCAGAAAGAATTAAACGGTGCAAGGGCAGGGTATTTGCAATGCAAGATGAGCCAGAAGTTCCAAGGGTGTGGTTACCTTTTGATGATGCACCTGGATTAGCCATGGCTAGAGCATTTGGAGATTTTTGCTTGAAGGAGTATGGTGTGATATCTATACCTGAGTTTTCTCATCGGCTGCTCACGGACAGAGATCAGTTCATTGTTCTTGCCTCTGATGGG GTGTGGGATGTTTTGAGCAATGAAGAGGTGGTTAAGATAGTATCTTCAGCACCAACTCGATCAGCAGCAGCAAGAGTTCTGGTTGATTCTGCTGCTAGAGAGTGGAGACTTAAATATCCTACTTCAAAAATGGATGATTGTGCTGTTGTGTGTCTATTTTTGGATGGCAAAATGGACTCAGAATTCGAGTGCGATGAGCAGTGCTTTTCTTCTGCAACCATCCAGGGCAATCCTTCGGGTAACCCAGCTGAGTCAGATGAAGGTCAAAAGTCTGAGCCATCTCTGCAAAGGAACAACACTGTGAGATCCTCAGAAGATGAGACCAGCGGAGGACGAGGAGTAGGTGTTGTTGCTGAAGACGGAACATCATCAGCTGAAGATCAAAACTGGTCAGGTCTAGAGGGTGTTACCCGAGTAAACTCACTGGTTCAACTTCCTAGGTTTTCTGAGGAA